The Acidimicrobiia bacterium region CCGAAGGAGCGTGACGTCGACGTGCGGGCTGTCGTCCGCGAAGTCGCGCAGGATCCCTTCGACCTCGACGAGCGAGCGCTCGACGTTCGTGCGCGGCGCGCGCGTCCGCTTGTCGTCCTCGCGGAACTGGTACGGATCCTGGAAGTTCGATCCGTACACGAGCCCGCTGCTCTTCAGCACGACCTTGCGCACCGGGCTCCCCGCGGCGCCGGCGGCGGCGAGCAGGCTCATCGTGCCGATGACGTTCACCTCGTGCACCGTGCGGCTGCTCGCGAGCGTCGAGTCGACGATGAGGTGCGTGTGGAGGACGGTGTCGATCTGTGTCGCCTTCACGATGCGGGCGAGGATCGAGTACGACGAGTCGGAGCGCACGAACTCGGTGCGCTCGAGCGGCACGCGTGGGTCGTTCGTGTCGAGGCCGACGACGACGTCGACGTCGGGCCGCGCCTCGAGGATCTGCGCGAGCTTGCCGCCCCAATAGGTCGACAGCCCGGTGACGAGCACGCGCATGCCCATCAGCCGAACCAGACACTGCGGCGCGCGCGCAACATGTCGTAGAGCGCGTTCTGGATGAGCATGCGGACGCGCTCCGACTCCTCCATCACGCGGCTGCGCGAGTAGCGCTCCTGATCGGTCGGGACGTCGAAGTGCACCGGCGGGAGCACGCGCAGCTTGAACTTCGCGGGGAGGTACGTGACGATCCCGAGCGGTCCGAGCAGCAACTGGTTCGCGGTGACGGGGAAGTACGGGAGGCCGACGAGCTTGGCCATGCGGTTGCTCTTCCAGAGGATCGGCATCGACTCCTCGTTGCCGACGACCGCGATCGGCACGATCGGCACGCCCGCGCGCATCGCGATCTCGATGAAGCCGCCGCGCCCGAAGCGCCGGAGCTGGTAGCGGTCGCGGTAGTGCTTGCCGGTTCCCTTGGTGCCCTCGGGGAAGACGAGCACGAGCTGCCCCTCGTCGTGCAGCAGCCGATACGCGTTGTCGGGGTTCGCGGTCACACCGCCACCGCGCGACCACAGCGTGCCGACGACCGGCAGCGCGCGGAACAGGTACTCCGCGAGCCCGTACACGGGCCGGCCGAGATCGGTCTCGATGCCGTGCATGATCACGGGCGCGTCGGCCGGGATCGCGCCGGCGTGATTCGCGACGATCAGCGCACCGCCCTCCCGCGGGAGATGCTCGAAGCCCTCCCACTCGGCGCGGAACCAGTAGCGGTAGATCGGGTCGTACGCGGCGCGCGTCAGCGAACGGAGACGCTCGCTACGACCCCACGAGTCGACGTCGGAACGCCGCGTGCCGTCGATCGGACGTTCGCCCGGTTCGGTCGCGCGGCGCGGCAACGGCACGAGCTCGCCGCCGCGGCGCAGCGAGATGCGCGGCGCGCTCGGCGCCTCGGTGAGATCGATCTCACGATCGCCGGCGTCGGTCACTCGTGAACCTCACCACCTATTGGTCGGGCTCGCAAGCTCGCCCGACGGGACGCAAGACGGGAGTGCTCGAGGTCGCTTGCTCGCTGCGTTCGCCGCTCGCCGCGGGCACCCGTACTCATGAGCGGGCGGCTCCGATCACGAGCCAATGATCACCGAGATAACGCGCGCCCATGCCGACGAGCCGGGCGACCATGAACAACGTGAGCGCGCCCCACAGTGCGACGAGCCCACCGCCGAGTGTGTGCACGAGGATCGCCGCGGGAACGAACACGAACGTCGCGGCGAGCATCGCGAGCGCGAGGTATGCGGTCTCGCCCGCGCCGATGAGAACGCCGTCGAGCACGAAGACGACGCCGTTCATCGGCTGCATGATCGCGACGACGAGCAGGATCGGCAGCGTGGCGTTGCGCACGCTGTGGTCGTGCGTGAACGCGGCGGCAAGCAGCGGGCTCGTGAGCGCGACCAGCGCGCCGAGCACGATGCCTGCAAGCACACCCCACTCGATCATGCGCCGCGCCGATGCGCGCGCGCCGACGGTGTCGCCCGCGCCGAGCGACTGCCCGACGATCGCCTGTCCCGCGATCGCAATGGCGTCGAGCGACAGCGCGAGGAAGTTCCAGATCTCGAATGCGACCTCGTGCGCGGCGACCGGAGCGTCGCCGATGCGTGTCGCGACCGCGGTCGAGACCGTGAACGCGACCAGCAGCGAGCCCGTCCGCACGACGAGGTGACTGCCGACGACGGCCGCGGCGCGGATGCCGACGCGGTCGGGTCGGAGCGACGCGTGCTCGGCGTGCGCCGCGCGCTTCACGATCGCGAGGTACGCGAGCGCGGCGCCGACCTGTGCGATGACCGTGCCCCACGCCGATCCCGCGATGCCGAGATGGAGGCCGAAGACGAGCAGCAGCTCGAGTCCGAGGTTGCCGACGTTCGCGGCGACCTCGATCGCGAGCGGCGTGCGCGTGTCCTGACAGCCGCGCAGGTAGCCGGTGCCCGCGAGTGCGATCAGCACCGCGGGTGAGCCGAGGAGGCTGATGCGGAGGTAGGTGAGCGCGTCGGGCCGGATGCGATGGGATGCGCCCATCGCTGACACGACCGCCGGCGCGACCGCGAGACCGAGCGCGGTCATCGCGATGCCGAGCCCGAGCGCGAGCCAGAGGCCGTCGATCCCTTGTTCCGCGGCCTTCTTGCGATCGCCCGCACCGATGCGGCGTGCGACCGCGGCGGTGGTCGCGTAGGCGAGGAAGTTGAAGATGCCGAAAACGACGCTGAGCAGCGCGCCGGCGACCGCAAGGCCCGCGAGCGGATCGCGACCGAGGTGGCCGACGATCGCGGTGTCGGCCAGGACGTACAGCGGCTCGGCGGCGAGGGCACCGAACGCCGGGAGCGCGAGCCGCAGGATCTCGCGGTCGTGCGCGTCCCGGCGCCACAAGGCCATCGGACGACCCTATTGGCGCGCGGCTCGCCCGGCTCGCGTGATCGGCCGATGCCCCGAGCTCGCGACTCTTGGTCCCGTCAGTTCCCCCGAGGGGAACTCAAGGGATCTGAGAGCGCGACGCGCCGGCCGTGAATGCCGTCCCGGGCTCTGAGTGTCGTAGGGCGGGTGCATGCTGGCCGGGTGGAGTCGCAGAACCTCGTCGGGTTTGCCCAGACCGCTCGTGCGCTCGCGGCCGCGGCGCGGGCGGCCGGGCTCGCCGTGCCCGCGTTCCGCACTCCGCCGAAGCGGCCGGACGCGATGCGCACGATGCGGCGGTTGCCGGGCGGCGCGGTCGTCGCGGTGCGCGTGCGGGGGCGGGCGTGCCCGGAGGTCGTCGCCGACATGGTCGAGGGGGTGATCGCGATCAACCAGCTGCAGGGCGAGGCCGCCACCCGAATTCGCACCGCGTTGCTCGCCGCGGTGACCGAGCCGGCGACCCGCTCACCGGCCGCGGCGTAGCCTCACCGGCGTAGCCCGGGTGGCGGAATGGCAGACGCAGGCGGCTTAAACCCGCTGGCCGTCCAGTACGGCGTGGGGGTTCGAGTCCCTCTCCGGGCACGCCCACCGAAGCGCACGCGCGATCGAGGCCCGCGCACCGGGCGCGGGCCTCGACGATCGCGTGACTTGCTGCTCGTTAGTCGTTGTCTCGGATCGCGACCTTCTCGGAGACCGTGCCGAACGTCGCGTTGACCGGACGGCTCAGGCGGAAGTGGAAGGACTCGCGTGCCTCGACCGTCGTGTTGTCGGTGATCTCGATGCGGACGGCCTTGGTCGTCTCGCCGGGGGCGAAGTTCAGGATCCCGGCAACGCCGACGAAGTCGGCGTACTGGAAGGAGCTCGCGGTGCCGTCGACGGTGGTGAAGTGGACGGACACCGGGTTGGTGGACGGATGGTTGAG contains the following coding sequences:
- a CDS encoding lysophospholipid acyltransferase family protein encodes the protein MTDAGDREIDLTEAPSAPRISLRRGGELVPLPRRATEPGERPIDGTRRSDVDSWGRSERLRSLTRAAYDPIYRYWFRAEWEGFEHLPREGGALIVANHAGAIPADAPVIMHGIETDLGRPVYGLAEYLFRALPVVGTLWSRGGGVTANPDNAYRLLHDEGQLVLVFPEGTKGTGKHYRDRYQLRRFGRGGFIEIAMRAGVPIVPIAVVGNEESMPILWKSNRMAKLVGLPYFPVTANQLLLGPLGIVTYLPAKFKLRVLPPVHFDVPTDQERYSRSRVMEESERVRMLIQNALYDMLRARRSVWFG
- a CDS encoding MATE family efflux transporter, with amino-acid sequence MALWRRDAHDREILRLALPAFGALAAEPLYVLADTAIVGHLGRDPLAGLAVAGALLSVVFGIFNFLAYATTAAVARRIGAGDRKKAAEQGIDGLWLALGLGIAMTALGLAVAPAVVSAMGASHRIRPDALTYLRISLLGSPAVLIALAGTGYLRGCQDTRTPLAIEVAANVGNLGLELLLVFGLHLGIAGSAWGTVIAQVGAALAYLAIVKRAAHAEHASLRPDRVGIRAAAVVGSHLVVRTGSLLVAFTVSTAVATRIGDAPVAAHEVAFEIWNFLALSLDAIAIAGQAIVGQSLGAGDTVGARASARRMIEWGVLAGIVLGALVALTSPLLAAAFTHDHSVRNATLPILLVVAIMQPMNGVVFVLDGVLIGAGETAYLALAMLAATFVFVPAAILVHTLGGGLVALWGALTLFMVARLVGMGARYLGDHWLVIGAARS